A genomic region of Dermacentor andersoni chromosome 9, qqDerAnde1_hic_scaffold, whole genome shotgun sequence contains the following coding sequences:
- the LOC140213140 gene encoding putative nuclease HARBI1 isoform X1, which yields MAFFSAVPFRVACAAGAVAQRRRPEVDDAFEELTEEEFRQYFRLSKRTVRSLCDELDPIIGCQRASGLSTERKVLCALRFFGTGSFLRSVGREEHVGMAQSAVSSTIHEVTEAIISVSARRKLVDFPLTPAAKDEAKAAFARRGAIPGVLACVDGTLIAIMKPEGLSPADTASFMSRKGYYALNVMVVCNAELRILVVDPRFPGSCHDSWVWQRNPLRARLAAQLQPGEYLLGDSGYPLEPWLLVPVPGSHAGTSSEGHYNQEHASMRNVVERCIGVLKSKFRCLQHFRTLLYSPDRAA from the exons ATGGCGTTTTTCTCTGCCGTGCCTTTTCGTGTCGCCTGTGCGGCTGGTGCAGTCGCGCAGAGACGACGACCCGAGGTAGATGATGCATTTGAAGAGTTGACGGAAGAAGAGTTCCGGCAGTATTTTCGTCTGTCCAAACGAACAGTGCGTAGCTTGTGCGACGAGCTTGACCCTATCATTGGATGCCAGCGAGCCAGTGGCCTTTCCACAGAAAGGAAAGTGTTGTGCGCGCTGCGATTCTTCGGCACCGGAAGCTTCCTGAGGAGCGTTGGTCGCGAGGAACACGTAGGCATGGCACAGTCGGCCGTGAGCAGCACCATTCACGAGGTGAcggaggccatcatttccgtGTCTGCCCGGCGAAAGTTGGTGGACTTTCCATTGACACCGGCTGCCAAGGATGAGGCAAAGGCGGCGTTTgcgcgacgcggcgccattccAGGCGTGCTAGCGTGCGTCGATGGCACATTGATCGCCATTATGAAGCCAGAGGGACTCAGCCCGGCTGACACGGCGAGCTTCATGTCGAGGAAGGGTTATTACGCCCTAAACGTCATGGTC GTTTGCAACGCggaacttcgcattcttgttgtggacccccggttccctggttcgtgccacgactcttgggtgtggcagcgtaacccactgcgtgcacgcctagccgcacaactgcagcctggcgagtatctgcttg gagactcaggatatcctctcgagccatggctgcttgttccagtacctggcagccatgccggcaccagctctgaaggccactacaaccaggagcacgcatccatgcgcaatgttgtggagagatgtatcggggtgttgaaaagcaagttccgctgcttgcagcACTTTCGGACACTGCTGTACAGCCCCGATAGAGCAGCGTGA
- the LOC140213140 gene encoding putative nuclease HARBI1 isoform X2 — protein MAFFSAVPFRVACAAGAVAQRRRPEVDDAFEELTEEEFRQYFRLSKRTVRSLCDELDPIIGCQRASGLSTERKVLCALRFFGTGSFLRSVGREEHVGMAQSAVSSTIHEVTEAIISVSARRKLGLSPADTASFMSRKGYYALNVMVVCNAELRILVVDPRFPGSCHDSWVWQRNPLRARLAAQLQPGEYLLGDSGYPLEPWLLVPVPGSHAGTSSEGHYNQEHASMRNVVERCIGVLKSKFRCLQHFRTLLYSPDRAA, from the exons ATGGCGTTTTTCTCTGCCGTGCCTTTTCGTGTCGCCTGTGCGGCTGGTGCAGTCGCGCAGAGACGACGACCCGAGGTAGATGATGCATTTGAAGAGTTGACGGAAGAAGAGTTCCGGCAGTATTTTCGTCTGTCCAAACGAACAGTGCGTAGCTTGTGCGACGAGCTTGACCCTATCATTGGATGCCAGCGAGCCAGTGGCCTTTCCACAGAAAGGAAAGTGTTGTGCGCGCTGCGATTCTTCGGCACCGGAAGCTTCCTGAGGAGCGTTGGTCGCGAGGAACACGTAGGCATGGCACAGTCGGCCGTGAGCAGCACCATTCACGAGGTGAcggaggccatcatttccgtGTCTGCCCGGCGAAAGTTG GGACTCAGCCCGGCTGACACGGCGAGCTTCATGTCGAGGAAGGGTTATTACGCCCTAAACGTCATGGTC GTTTGCAACGCggaacttcgcattcttgttgtggacccccggttccctggttcgtgccacgactcttgggtgtggcagcgtaacccactgcgtgcacgcctagccgcacaactgcagcctggcgagtatctgcttg gagactcaggatatcctctcgagccatggctgcttgttccagtacctggcagccatgccggcaccagctctgaaggccactacaaccaggagcacgcatccatgcgcaatgttgtggagagatgtatcggggtgttgaaaagcaagttccgctgcttgcagcACTTTCGGACACTGCTGTACAGCCCCGATAGAGCAGCGTGA